The Myxococcota bacterium genome includes the window CCCGAAGCGACGCCAAGGTCAGCGCGGCTTCACGCTCGTCGAGCTGATGATCACGGTCGGCTTGATCGGCGTGCTGGCGGCCATCGCGATCCCGAACTTCGTCCGCTACCAGGCGCGCAGCCGCCGCAGCGAGGCCTACGCAAACCTCGCGAGCCTGGCGCGCGCCTACAAGGCTTACGGCGCCGAGACCGGCGTGTATCCGAACATGTTCACCGTGGCCGGCGTGACCTCGCTGCCCGACCCGGGCCCCTACGGAGGCCTCGGCACCGGCAAGATGTCCTGGGACGGCGCGACTTCCGGCTTCTTCGACACGGTCGGTTGGAAGGCCGAAGGCCAGGTCTATTACAGCTACGACGTGGCCGCGGGTTGCAACGTCGGTGGTTCGCCTTGCCCGCTCTGCTTCACCGCGACGGCCCATGGGGACGTCGACGGCGACACGGGCGTCTCGGCCGTGATGTACGTCCACCCGAAGTACGACGCCGTGGGCAACCCCCTCGGCGAGTGCACCAGCGCCCTCTTCAACTACCCCCCGCCGCTCCGCGACGGCAGCCAGGTTTACGACGAGGTCGCCGTTCAAGGAACGACGGACGACTTCTAGTTCCGGAAGCCGAACCGGCCTTTGGGGGAAGGCGTGATCGGATCGAAGGGAGCCGTTCGAGCCGGGCTCGCGGTGGCAGCCATCGCGGTCACGGCCCTCCTGCACGCGCAGATGGACACGGCTTCGGCGGCGGAGCAGGGTCGGATCCGGGTCCCGGACCCCGAGAAGGCCCAGCTGCTCGCGCTCGGCTTCGAGCCGGTGATCGCCGACTACTACTGGATCCAGGCGGTCCAGACCGTCGGCGGCGTCGAGTCCGATCCCGACCGCAACGCCCAGGTTCACGAGCTGGTCGAGCTGGTGACCACCCTCGATCCCTGGGTGGATCACCCGTACCGGTTCGCGGCGCTCTGGCTGACGGGCAGCGTCGATGAGGTGCGCCAGGCGAATGCGATCCTCGAGAAGGGGATCGCCTACCACCCGACCGATTGGCGCAACCGCTTCTACCTCGGATACAACCACTTCTTCTATCTCGAGGACAATCAGCGCGCGGCCGACGTGCTCGAGTCTGCGCTGCACTTCCCGGAAGCGCCCGCCTATCTCGGCGCCTTCGTGACGCGCCTTCGCGCTGCCGCGGACAGCCTCGATACGGCGGCGATCTTCCTGCAGCAGCTGATTCGCGAGACCGAGGACGAGTTCGAGCGCGCCGAGTACCTGAAGGCCTTCGACGAGATCGAGACCGAGCGGCGCGCGCGGATCCTGGACCAGGCGCGTCAGGCGTTCCGTGAACGCCACGGCCGCGACATCGAACGACCCGACGAGCTGTGGGCGGGCCCGCTGCGGGTGATCCGGGTGATGCCGCCCGCGCATCCCCACTTCGAGGGCTTCGCCTGGGAGTTCGCAGAGACGGGAGAGATCGTGTCCTCGTTCTACGGCACCCGCTACCGGGTCCACGTCCACATGCAGGACGAACGCCGCCGTCGCAAGTGGCGCGAAGACGAGCACGCCATCCCCGAGGAGGCCACCCAGACATGAGTCGGCGCGAGATCGTCAGCGTCGAGAAGGTCACGAAGGACGTGCGCCCGGGCTTCGGCCTGCGCCGCAAGCGCGTGCTCCACGACATCTCGTTCCGCGTTCGCGAAGGCGAGATCTTCGGCTTCGTCGGCCCCAATGGGGCCGGGAAGACCACCACCCTCAAGGTGTTGATGGGGCTGATCCGCGCGACGAGTGGTCGTGCTCGCGTGCTCGGCCACGACGTGTCCGAGACCGCCTTCCGACGTCACGTCGGGTTCCTCCCCGAGAACCCCTACTTCTACGACTACCTCACGGCGCGCGAGACCCTCGACTTCTACGCGAAGCTCTGTGGCGTCCCGCGCCGGGAGCGCGCGCTGCGCATCGAGGCCCTGCTCGAGCAGGTGGGACTCTCCCACGCGGCCGACGCGCGCATTCGCACCTACTCGAAGGGCATGCAGCAGCGCGTCGGGATCGCCCAGGCGCTGGTGCACGATCCGGACGTCGTCTTCCTCGACGAGCCGATGAGCGGGCTCGATCCGATCGGGCGCAAGGACATTCGCGACCTCGTCCTGCGGCTCCGGGAGCAGGGCAAGACGGTGTTCATGAACACCCACATCCTCCACGACGTGGAGATGGTGTGTGATCGCGTGGCGATCATCGTCGGGGGGCGCATTCGCTACGAAGGCGCGATCCAGGAGTTCGCGCTGGCCGGCGAGCGTCAGACCGACGTGCTGGTCAGCTCGCTGCCGGCCGACGCGGGCGCCATGCTCGAAGAGGGCTTCGGTGCCGCGCTGCGACCGGTGGGCGATCGCATCGAGGTCCGGGTGCACGAGAAGGACGTCGATCGCCTGCTCGGCGCGCTGCTCTCGGTCGAGGCCCAGGTGATTTCCGTGGCGCCCCACCGCGCCTCGCTCGAGCACATCTTCCTGCATGCCGTCGAGGAGAGCCGGTCATGAACGTCGGGTGCATCGCCGCCATCGCCGCGAACACCGTCCGCGAGTCGGTGCGCAGCAAGCTGCTCTACGGGCTGGTCTTCTTCGCGGTGCTGCTGATCAGCGCGGGCGCGATCCTGTCGAGCCTCTCCTACGTCGAAGGGCATCGCATCCTCCAGGACGTGGGCATGGGTGCCGTGCGATTCTTCGGCGTCGCGATCGCGATCCTGGTCGGGATCAACCTGATCCACAGAGAGGTCGATCGCCGGACGGTCTACACGATTCTCTCGAAGCCCCTGTCGCGCGGCGACTTCCTGCTCGGGAAGTGGGCCGGCCTGGTGGTGACGCTGTGGATCCAGGTCGCGATCATGGGCGCTGCTTTCGTCGTCGTCTCGCTGTCGACAGGAGCTCCGCTGGGCGCATCCCACGCGGCTTTCTTCGTGCTGACCGGCTTCGAGCTCGCGCTCGTGGTGGCCGTGGCGACGCTCTTCTCCGCGTTCACGACGCCCGTCCTGGCCGCTTTCTTCACCTCCGGCATCTGGGTGGTCGGTCACCTGACCCGCGATCTGCGCGACATCGGTGCGAGCTCCGGACTCCCGATGGTCGAGTCGACGACCTGGCTCCTGCATCGCGTCCTGCCCGACCTCGAGAGCTTCAACGTGGCCTCGGAGGCGGCTCACCTACTGCCGCTCACGACGGCGGACTGGACGCTGCCGATGCTCTACGGCACGGCCTACGCGGTGGTGGTGCTGATGGCGGCGGTCGCGATCTTCGAACGTCGCGACCTCCGCTAGAGCCACCTTGCTAGTCTCGGCGCTCATGGAAGTGGCCCTCGGGGTTCCCCGCGGTGTCGCGGTGATCGTGGCACTGGCGTTCGGGCTCCTGATCGGATCGTTCCTGAACGTGGTGATCCATCGGTTGCCCCGCGGCGAGTCGATCGTGAACCCGCCGTCGCACTGTCCTCGCTGCGAGACGCCGGTGCGCTGGTACGACAACATCCCTCTGCTGTCGTACCTCTGGCTGCGAGGGCGGTGTCGCGGTTGCGCCGCGCCGATCTCGCTCCGCTACCCGGGCGTGGAACTCCTCACCGGGGTCGTCTTCGCGCTGGTGGCTTGGCGCTACGGCGTCGATCCGATGACCGTGCTGGGCTGCGCTTTCGCTGCTGCATTGGTGGCCACGGCCTTCATCGACTTCGACCACCAGATCATTCCCGACGAGATCTCTCTCGGCGGCCTGGCTCTGGCGCTCGTCGTCGCGCCGGGCGTCGCCTGGTTCTCGGGCGAGGCCTTCGGCAGCGCCTTCGTGCGGTCGGCGATCGGCGCCCTGCTCGGTGGCGGGCTGCTCTGGATCGTCGCGTTCGTGCACGCGCGGGTGTGTAGTGGCTTCGGCCGCCGCTTCCCCCACTGGCCCGACCCGGACGAGGACTTCCCGAAACCGAACTCGCTCGATTACTGGACCTGGTTTCCAGGTCTCGGCTTCGGCGACGTCAAGTTGCTCGCGATGATCGGTGCGGTGCTCGGGCCCTGGGGCGTGCTCCAGACCATCATCGCCGCCTCCGCCGCCGGACTCGTGATCGGCGTGGTCGGCATGGTGCTCTGGCGTCGCGCGGACACCCCGTTCGGATTCGCGCCCGCGATCGCGTTGGGTGCGCTGCTCGCGCTCCTCGCGCCGGAATCCTTCGGCGCCTTCCCGAGAATCGGTTGAGCGCGCGCGCGGAGTTGTCGAAGAGCATCGCCACGCGGTAGGTTCCCGCGGCTCCGACGTTCCCCGGTCGTCTAACGGCAGGACAGCAGGCTCTGAACCTGTTAATGGAGGTTCGAATCCTCCCCGGGGATCCACCGGCGCCGACCTCGCGCCCTCCCAGCCACCCGACGCGACCTGGACGTCGGCCCTGGCCCTTCCGTGCCCCGTGGGGCATCGCTTCCTTGATCGGTTCAGGGCCCTCTGCTACTCCGGTTCGAGGGGGCGACCACGCAGCGGAAGTGGCGGATCTCTCCGCGCGCGCTGCGTTTTTTCCCTCCCCCAGCAGGCCCATGCAGCTCGCCGTCGAACGCCTGACCTCGGAACCGAGCCCCTTCGTCTTCGAAGCGGGGGATGCTTGGTGGTCCGCCCGAATGCAGGCGCAGGAGAGCCTTCCGCGGACCCTGGCCGTTCCCTTCGCCGTCCGCGGCGAGGCGTATCGCGGCCGCCATGGGGATGATCTGGTGCTCGAGGGCCAGATCGAGGGAGCCCTGGAACTCGAATGCGGACGCTGCCTTGCGCGCTATCGTCACGCCCTTCGAGAGCCGTTCCGACTCCTCCTCGAACCCGCCGGCAGCCGCGTCCCCACGGAGCCCGAAGCCGTGGAAGCGCTGGCCCGCGATGGCTTGTGCCTCGCCGACGAACTCGAGTTGGGGTGGTATCGGGGCACCGAGATCCAGCTGGATGCGGTGTGTCTCGAAGTGATTTCTCTGGCGTTGCCCGTCCAGCCGTTGTGCAAGGAAGACTGCGCCGGACTTTGTTCGCACTGCGGTGCCGATCGCAACCAGGCTGCCTGCGGTTGCGACGACACCCCACCGAATTCACCGTTCGCCGTGCTCGCTTCGCTGCGGGGCGGCTCGAGGGAAGGAGTCCAATAGATGGCCGTTCCGAAGCGACGCACGTCGAAGGCGCGCCGCGACAAGCGCCGATCCCATCTCGCGCTCACGGCGGCGCCGCTCAGCAACTGCCAGAACTGTGGTGAGCCGAAGCGGCCGCACCGCGTCTGCATGGCTTGCGGCACCTACCGCGGACGCGAAGTCGTCCAGACCGACGAGGACTAACCCTCGGTGCTGGCGCTGCTCTTCCCGGGGCAGGGATCACAGGCCGTCGGCATGGGTCGGGACGCGTACGAGGCGTCGCCCGAGGCGCGCGCCGTATTCGAGGCCGCTGACGCCGCGCTGGGCTTCTCCCTCTCGGGCCTCTGTTTCGAAGGGCCGGAAGAGGAGCTCGTTCGCACCGAGATCCAGCAGCCGGCCATCCTGACGACCAGTGTCGCGCTCCTGCGCGCGTTGGAAGCGCGCGGCGAGCTGCGACCTTCGTTCTTCGCCGGCCACAGCCTCGGCGAGTACACGGCCCTGGTGGCCGCCGGCGCCCTCGACTTCGAGGACGCCGTCCGGCTGGTCCACGCCCGCGGCCGCTTCATGCAGGAAGCGGTGCCGGAAGGGAAGGGCGCCATGGCGGCCGTGCTCGGCCT containing:
- a CDS encoding ABC transporter ATP-binding protein, whose product is MSRREIVSVEKVTKDVRPGFGLRRKRVLHDISFRVREGEIFGFVGPNGAGKTTTLKVLMGLIRATSGRARVLGHDVSETAFRRHVGFLPENPYFYDYLTARETLDFYAKLCGVPRRERALRIEALLEQVGLSHAADARIRTYSKGMQQRVGIAQALVHDPDVVFLDEPMSGLDPIGRKDIRDLVLRLREQGKTVFMNTHILHDVEMVCDRVAIIVGGRIRYEGAIQEFALAGERQTDVLVSSLPADAGAMLEEGFGAALRPVGDRIEVRVHEKDVDRLLGALLSVEAQVISVAPHRASLEHIFLHAVEESRS
- a CDS encoding ABC transporter permease subunit, translated to MNVGCIAAIAANTVRESVRSKLLYGLVFFAVLLISAGAILSSLSYVEGHRILQDVGMGAVRFFGVAIAILVGINLIHREVDRRTVYTILSKPLSRGDFLLGKWAGLVVTLWIQVAIMGAAFVVVSLSTGAPLGASHAAFFVLTGFELALVVAVATLFSAFTTPVLAAFFTSGIWVVGHLTRDLRDIGASSGLPMVESTTWLLHRVLPDLESFNVASEAAHLLPLTTADWTLPMLYGTAYAVVVLMAAVAIFERRDLR
- a CDS encoding prepilin peptidase → MEVALGVPRGVAVIVALAFGLLIGSFLNVVIHRLPRGESIVNPPSHCPRCETPVRWYDNIPLLSYLWLRGRCRGCAAPISLRYPGVELLTGVVFALVAWRYGVDPMTVLGCAFAAALVATAFIDFDHQIIPDEISLGGLALALVVAPGVAWFSGEAFGSAFVRSAIGALLGGGLLWIVAFVHARVCSGFGRRFPHWPDPDEDFPKPNSLDYWTWFPGLGFGDVKLLAMIGAVLGPWGVLQTIIAASAAGLVIGVVGMVLWRRADTPFGFAPAIALGALLALLAPESFGAFPRIG
- a CDS encoding DUF177 domain-containing protein produces the protein MQLAVERLTSEPSPFVFEAGDAWWSARMQAQESLPRTLAVPFAVRGEAYRGRHGDDLVLEGQIEGALELECGRCLARYRHALREPFRLLLEPAGSRVPTEPEAVEALARDGLCLADELELGWYRGTEIQLDAVCLEVISLALPVQPLCKEDCAGLCSHCGADRNQAACGCDDTPPNSPFAVLASLRGGSREGVQ
- the rpmF gene encoding 50S ribosomal protein L32, whose protein sequence is MAVPKRRTSKARRDKRRSHLALTAAPLSNCQNCGEPKRPHRVCMACGTYRGREVVQTDED